The segment GCACACGTAGCCGCCGGATTTCATACGGCGGACGGCCATCACTGACTGCCGGACAAGTCCGGCAGCTACGAGTAGAGCGTCCGGTCCCTACGGGCAGGAGTCCGACGACTACGCGTTCTGCGTGGCGCAGTGCTTGTCGAAGGCGGCGGTCAGTGCCGCGGCGATGCCGTCGGCGGTGTTGCCCTCGATCTGGTGGCGCTCCATCATGTAGACCAGCTTGCCATCGCGAAGAATGGCCGCCGACGGCGACGAGGGCGGATAGCCGGTGAAATAGCCGCGCGCACGCTCGGTGGCCTCGATGTCGGCGCCGGCAAACACCGTCACCGCCCGATCGGGACGCGTGGCGTGCTGCATGGCGCGCGCGATACCCGGGCGCGCCTTGCCGGCCGCGCATCCACACACCGAGTTCACCACGACGAGCGTGGTGCCCTGGCTGGTCAGCGCGCCGTCCACGTCGGCAGCGGTCCGCAGTTCGGTGAAGCCGACGTCTGTGAGTTCTTCACGCATCGGGGCAACGAGAAATTCGGGATACGGCATCTGTACTCACTCCTTGGAGGAACGCGCCGCGTCGTGCGCGGCGACGAGGAAGTCCACGAACGGCACCCACGGATCGAAACCGATCACGGTCGGGGCATCGACAACGAAGTTCGACAACGCGTTGAGATCGTAGAAGTACGGCTGGCCGTCGCGATCGTCGATGACGTACTCCACACCACCGACCTCGATTCCGGCAGCCGTGGTCATGCGCACGACGACATCGACGATGTCGGCGGGCGGATGCGCCTGCACGAAGCGGCGTGCCGGCGCGGGCGGCTCGACCACGCAGTTGCCACCGAGCGCAACGGCGCCACTGGCGACATCAGCGCTCGCAGCCGCCGCGGAGCCAGGCGGTGGCAACTCGCAGTGATCGGCGGGACACAGGTTGAAGCTCTGCCCCGTCACGGGCACGTGAATCGCGTACAGGTATCGCCCGTCGAGCACTTCCACACGCGTGATGTGGTTGTCGCGCGCCGGGATGAACTCCTGCACCAGCGCAAGGCGATCGACGCCGAAGTCCAGCTGCCCCGTCTCGACAGCCTCCCGCAGCTCGCGCTCGCTATCCACGCGCCGGACGCCCGCCCCGCTGCCACCCACGCTCGGTTTGACGACCACCGGCCAGCGCAAGCCTGCCGTTGCCGCCACCGCCACGCTCGCGTCGTTGATCACGCGCGTCTTCGGGATCGGCAATCCCATGTCGGCCAACAGCGCCATCTGCCGTGCCTTCGAAATCTCGAAGCCGTACGCCCGCGATCCGTTGATCACGCGCACGCCACCGGCCTCCATCGACTCCAGGTACTGCAGCGTCGGCAGGATGCCGTGACCATGTCCGCGACGATCCGCCGACGGACTCATCCTGTTCACCAGCAGATCCGGAGCCGCCGCCCGCGCCGCCGGGTCGTGACGCCAGTCCGGTGCGAACAGGAGCGATGCCGCGTCGACACGCCTGTACGGCACACCGCGCTCGTCCAGCGCCGCGAAGAGGCGCGCGAACCAGCGCGGGTGCTCGTAGAGGACGTCGATCACTTCGTCGTCTCCTTCAACAAATCCGTCGCGTCATCGTCGGGCAGATCGACGGGTCCCTGCATCCGGGCATAGGCATAGAACCCGCCGAAGATGACGACGATGAGGCCGAGCGAGAGCCACTTCGGGATGGCGAAGTGGATGTAGCCGACCTGATGCCCGTACTCGACGAGCAGCTTGATGCCCACCCACGCGATGATCACGAACGCGCCGTCGACGAGCGCCGGATACCGCTGCACCACACTGAGCAGCTGTCCGATCAGCAGGCGCATCGCCACGATGCCCAGCAGCCCGCCGGTGATGATCACCCACAGCTTCGGCGACATCGCCACGGCCACGAGAATCGAGTCGATCGCGAACACGATGTCGGTCAGTTCGACCTTGATCACCGTGGTCCAGAACGCCCCGAGACCGAGCCAGCTGGTGGCCGGTTTGATCGCCTTGCGATCCTCGCCCCCACCACCCCGGAAG is part of the Acidobacteriota bacterium genome and harbors:
- a CDS encoding BrxA/BrxB family bacilliredoxin, whose product is MPYPEFLVAPMREELTDVGFTELRTAADVDGALTSQGTTLVVVNSVCGCAAGKARPGIARAMQHATRPDRAVTVFAGADIEATERARGYFTGYPPSSPSAAILRDGKLVYMMERHQIEGNTADGIAAALTAAFDKHCATQNA
- a CDS encoding ATP-grasp domain-containing protein, whose product is MIDVLYEHPRWFARLFAALDERGVPYRRVDAASLLFAPDWRHDPAARAAAPDLLVNRMSPSADRRGHGHGILPTLQYLESMEAGGVRVINGSRAYGFEISKARQMALLADMGLPIPKTRVINDASVAVAATAGLRWPVVVKPSVGGSGAGVRRVDSERELREAVETGQLDFGVDRLALVQEFIPARDNHITRVEVLDGRYLYAIHVPVTGQSFNLCPADHCELPPPGSAAAASADVASGAVALGGNCVVEPPAPARRFVQAHPPADIVDVVVRMTTAAGIEVGGVEYVIDDRDGQPYFYDLNALSNFVVDAPTVIGFDPWVPFVDFLVAAHDAARSSKE